GAAGAGCTCGTTGTGTGCCACCGCTGGCTTGCCCAGCAGTGATTTCGATGCCCTGATGATCGATCGTATCTTGTTTCTGTACAACGCCTTATGGCTATTGTTGGTAGCGCTGCTGGACGAGCCAGCAGTGGCACACGGCAGATAAATTCTGGCTTCGAACCCGAAAAAGCGGCTACGTTTTCCTCCGAGGAAAACGCAGCCGCTGCGCGGAAATGGTTCGTCGCGCGGACGTCGCGACGCCGCGTTCTGCTAGTTGAGCCACGAATCGAGCGTCTGCGAGGCGTTCTGCACCGATTCCTGCGGCTGGAGCTCCTTTTTCGAGACGTTGGTCAGCTTGGCGACATACTGCATCGTGCTCTTCACGGCGTCCGGAGCAGCCGTCGCGTCGATTTTCACCGTGTAAATCACCAGGTATTCGCCATTCGGGGTCCGTTCGATCGACCAGGCGCCGATCTTGGTCTGACCGTTCTGGGCCAGCAGCTTCATGGTCGTTTCGACGCTCGGCGCCTTGTCCAGCTTGGCGGCCAGCGACCAAACCTTGCGAATATCGGCCCGCTCGTAGTACTCGGTTTCCTTGGTCAAAAAGACCGAGGTGTCGCCGTAACCCTTTTCATCGAACTTCACTTCGTAGTGACCGCTCTCATGCGTGGTAAACGTCAATTCGGCCTCTTCCAGCAGCTTTTCGGCCGGAATCGGCGCCAGTTTCCACGAACCCCCCAGGAAATCCTTCACTTCCGAGACGTCGACGCTATAGCTCACCAGCCGCGCTTTCGGGGCAATCGCCTGCGAAATCGCGACCAATTCCCCTTCGTTGTTGACGACCGGACCGCCGCTGTCGCCCGAGTTGATCGGCGACTGGGTTTCGACCACTTTGAAGTCATGTTCGCCGGCGCCGGTGCGGAACTGCTTTTGGTAGACCGAGCGAACCGTGCCCGAGGTGTAGACCCACAAGGCGTCGGTCGAACCCGGGTTGCCAATCGACTGAACGTCTTCGCCTGGGCCGATGCCGTCGGCTGACAGCCCAATCGCCGTCGCGCCGGTCGGGATCTTATCGAGCTCGATCAGGGCCAGGTCCCGTTTTCGGTCAACCGCGATCACCCGGCCGCGAATGCCAAGCTTTTTGACGTTCGTAAGGTAGTGCGAGCGTTCGACTTTCGGCTTGCCGTCGGTCAGATCGGCGAAGAAGACCACCGCCGCCCGAGCATCGCCGACGAC
The genomic region above belongs to Blastopirellula retiformator and contains:
- a CDS encoding S1 family peptidase; this translates as MTKTWFTAAVALTCLANVAAVSRADSSIYEKTLKSTAWVLAKTGGETSSGTGVLVDAEKKLLVTNFHVVGDARAAVVFFADLTDGKPKVERSHYLTNVKKLGIRGRVIAVDRKRDLALIELDKIPTGATAIGLSADGIGPGEDVQSIGNPGSTDALWVYTSGTVRSVYQKQFRTGAGEHDFKVVETQSPINSGDSGGPVVNNEGELVAISQAIAPKARLVSYSVDVSEVKDFLGGSWKLAPIPAEKLLEEAELTFTTHESGHYEVKFDEKGYGDTSVFLTKETEYYERADIRKVWSLAAKLDKAPSVETTMKLLAQNGQTKIGAWSIERTPNGEYLVIYTVKIDATAAPDAVKSTMQYVAKLTNVSKKELQPQESVQNASQTLDSWLN